A part of Kitasatospora acidiphila genomic DNA contains:
- a CDS encoding MerR family transcriptional regulator, whose protein sequence is MIAELLERGHTLGGIAELIGAGESGRDVAELIGLADAIISPWSNETPVSMSWDELAQAFGDQLTEANTAESMAQGYITVTEDGITHISRRLMEATVALIQEDIPLAAVLDVSRKAQEYADAMAEVFVGLIRDQLLGALTGDEPLPPGEAAHLTEQLLRVRPLARTVADAQFGLAMDRRVHAEYDEVLRRRQG, encoded by the coding sequence ATGATCGCCGAACTGCTGGAGCGCGGCCACACCCTGGGCGGCATCGCCGAGCTGATCGGCGCCGGCGAGAGCGGGCGGGACGTCGCGGAGCTGATCGGCCTGGCCGACGCCATCATCTCCCCCTGGTCCAACGAGACGCCGGTCTCGATGAGCTGGGACGAACTGGCACAGGCCTTCGGCGACCAGCTGACCGAGGCCAACACCGCCGAATCCATGGCCCAGGGCTACATCACCGTCACCGAGGACGGCATCACCCACATCAGCCGCCGGCTGATGGAGGCCACGGTGGCGCTGATCCAGGAGGACATTCCGCTCGCCGCCGTGCTGGACGTCAGCCGCAAGGCGCAGGAGTACGCGGACGCGATGGCGGAGGTCTTCGTCGGCCTGATCCGCGATCAGCTGCTCGGCGCGCTCACCGGGGACGAGCCGCTACCCCCGGGCGAGGCGGCGCACCTCACGGAGCAGCTGCTGCGGGTCCGGCCGCTGGCGCGCACCGTCGCCGATGCGCAGTTCGGGCTGGCGATGGACCGCCGGGTGCACGCGGAGTACGACGAGGTCCTGCGGCGGCGTCAGGGCTGA